Proteins encoded together in one Mycolicibacter minnesotensis window:
- a CDS encoding pseudouridine synthase: MAWPDEDQEGVRLQKVLSQAGVASRRVAERMIRDGRVEVDGRVVTELGTRVDPSASVIRVDGARVTVDDTRVYLALNKPRGVHSTMSDERGRPCIGDYVEHRVRGDAKLFHVGRLDADTEGLMLLTNDGELAHRLMHPSYRVPKTYVATVLGAVPRGFGKKLREGVELDDGPAKVDDFAVVDAVPGKSMVRVTLHEGRKRIVRRLLAAVGFPVQELVRTDIGSVTLGEQRAGSIRALTSKEIGELYKAVGL, encoded by the coding sequence ATGGCGTGGCCGGACGAAGATCAAGAGGGCGTGCGCCTGCAGAAGGTGCTGTCGCAGGCCGGTGTGGCCTCGCGTCGGGTGGCCGAGCGGATGATCCGCGATGGCCGGGTCGAGGTGGACGGCCGAGTGGTCACCGAACTGGGCACCCGGGTGGACCCGTCGGCATCGGTGATCCGGGTCGACGGGGCGCGGGTGACGGTGGATGACACCCGGGTCTATCTCGCGCTGAACAAGCCGCGCGGAGTGCACTCGACCATGTCGGACGAACGCGGACGGCCCTGCATCGGCGACTACGTCGAGCACCGGGTTCGCGGTGACGCCAAGCTGTTTCACGTGGGGCGTCTGGACGCCGACACCGAGGGTCTGATGCTGCTGACCAACGATGGGGAGCTGGCGCACCGGTTGATGCACCCGTCGTATCGGGTGCCCAAGACCTATGTGGCCACCGTGCTGGGCGCCGTTCCCCGCGGGTTCGGCAAGAAGCTGCGCGAGGGCGTCGAACTCGACGACGGCCCGGCGAAGGTCGACGACTTCGCCGTGGTCGACGCGGTCCCTGGTAAGTCGATGGTGCGGGTGACGCTGCACGAGGGTCGCAAGCGGATCGTGCGGCGGCTGCTGGCCGCGGTCGGATTCCCGGTACAGGAGCTGGTGCGCACCGACATCGGTTCGGTGACGCTGGGGGAGCAGCGTGCCGGCAGCATCCGGGCGTTGACCAGCAAGGAGATCGGGGAACTCTACAAGGCGGTCGGCCTATGA
- a CDS encoding NUDIX domain-containing protein → MADHVFTTTSSQLLHSGKIFALRRDEVVMPGGATATREVVEHFGAVAVVAMDDQGRIPLIYQYRHALGRRLWELPAGLLDVDGEPAHQTAGRELVEEAGLTATSWKVLVDLASTPGFCDESVRVYLATGLTKVDRPEAHDEEADLKLEWYSLAEAARMVFRGEIVNAIAVAGILAAYTHSQGFAELRDRDAEWVDQPRAFAARQQRP, encoded by the coding sequence GTGGCTGACCACGTCTTCACGACCACGTCGTCGCAGCTGCTGCACAGCGGCAAGATCTTTGCGCTGCGCCGCGACGAGGTGGTGATGCCGGGAGGCGCCACGGCCACCCGCGAGGTGGTGGAGCATTTCGGGGCGGTCGCGGTGGTCGCCATGGATGACCAGGGCCGGATTCCGCTGATCTATCAGTACCGGCATGCGCTGGGCCGCCGGTTGTGGGAGCTTCCCGCGGGCCTGCTCGACGTCGATGGCGAGCCGGCGCACCAGACTGCCGGCCGCGAACTGGTCGAGGAGGCGGGCCTGACGGCCACCAGCTGGAAGGTGTTGGTGGATCTGGCCTCCACACCGGGCTTCTGTGACGAGTCGGTCCGGGTCTATCTGGCCACCGGCCTGACCAAGGTGGATCGCCCCGAGGCCCACGACGAAGAAGCCGACCTCAAACTGGAGTGGTATTCGCTGGCCGAGGCAGCCCGGATGGTGTTCCGCGGTGAGATCGTCAATGCCATTGCGGTGGCGGGGATTCTGGCCGCCTACACGCACAGTCAGGGATTCGCCGAGCTGCGTGACCGCGATGCCGAGTGGGTCGACCAACCTCGAGCGTTCGCCGCAAGGCAGCAACGGCCATGA
- the xerD gene encoding site-specific tyrosine recombinase XerD, with translation MTAATQPVCPLNGQMQGYLDHLTIERGVAANTLSSYRRDLRRYREHLLSRGVEDLAGVTEGDVTEFLVALRRGDPDNGVPELSAVSAGRALIAVRGLHRFAAAEGLVAADVARSVKPPTPGRRLPKSLTVDEVAALLAGAGGDSASDGPLTLRNRALLEMLYSTGSRISEAVGLDLDDIDVADRSVLLRGKGGKQRLVPVGRPAVAALDAYLVRGRPDLAGRGRGTPAVFLNARGGRLSRQSAWQVLQDTAERAGITAQVSPHTLRHSFATHLLDGGADVRVVQELLGHASVTTTQIYTLVTVNALREVWAGAHPRAR, from the coding sequence ATGACCGCGGCGACCCAGCCGGTGTGCCCGTTGAACGGGCAGATGCAGGGGTATCTGGACCACCTGACCATCGAGCGCGGGGTTGCAGCGAACACGTTGAGTTCGTATCGGCGCGACCTGCGCCGCTACCGCGAGCATCTGCTGTCGCGCGGTGTCGAAGACCTGGCCGGTGTCACCGAAGGCGATGTCACCGAATTCCTGGTCGCGCTGCGCCGCGGTGACCCCGACAACGGCGTACCCGAACTGTCGGCGGTCTCGGCGGGCCGCGCCCTGATCGCGGTACGCGGCCTGCATCGGTTCGCCGCCGCGGAGGGCCTGGTGGCGGCGGACGTGGCGCGTTCGGTCAAACCGCCCACCCCGGGGCGTCGTCTGCCCAAGAGCCTGACCGTCGACGAGGTGGCCGCGCTGTTGGCCGGCGCCGGCGGCGACAGCGCCTCGGACGGGCCGCTGACGCTGCGCAATCGTGCGCTGCTGGAGATGCTGTACTCCACCGGATCTCGTATCTCAGAGGCCGTGGGACTGGACCTCGACGACATCGATGTCGCCGACCGGTCGGTGCTGTTGCGCGGCAAGGGCGGCAAGCAGCGCCTGGTGCCGGTGGGCCGTCCGGCGGTGGCGGCACTGGATGCCTACCTGGTGCGAGGACGCCCAGACCTGGCCGGCCGCGGCCGTGGCACCCCGGCGGTGTTCCTCAATGCCCGAGGTGGGCGGCTGTCGCGCCAAAGCGCCTGGCAGGTGTTGCAGGACACCGCCGAGCGGGCCGGGATCACCGCGCAGGTGTCACCGCACACCCTGCGCCATTCGTTTGCCACTCACCTGCTTGACGGTGGTGCCGACGTGCGCGTGGTGCAGGAACTGCTCGGGCACGCCTCGGTGACCACCACCCAGATCTACACCCTGGTGACCGTCAATGCCCTGCGTGAGGTGTGGGCCGGCGCGCACCCGCGAGCCCGCTAA
- a CDS encoding sulfite exporter TauE/SafE family protein yields MPVSQMVLILLAGVGAGAINALVGSGTLITFPTLVTLGFAPLTATISNAIGLVAGGISSTWAYRRELRGQWDRLRWQIPGSLLGAVLGAYLLLHLPESVFNRIVPALLVGALALVVIGPKIQSLAQQRAAAAGRSLDELSGHRLAALAIGTFVVGVYGGYFAAAQGILLVGVMGVLLPESMQRMNAAKNLLVLTVNVVAAAAYIGTAFDRISWPAAGLIAVGSLIGGFLGGHYGRRLSPNALRAVILVVGLIGLYRLLTV; encoded by the coding sequence ATGCCGGTATCGCAGATGGTGCTGATCCTCCTGGCAGGGGTGGGTGCGGGCGCGATCAACGCCCTGGTCGGCTCGGGCACATTGATCACTTTTCCGACGCTGGTGACGCTCGGGTTCGCGCCGCTGACCGCGACCATCTCCAACGCGATCGGCCTGGTTGCCGGCGGCATCTCGAGCACCTGGGCCTATCGCCGCGAACTGCGCGGCCAGTGGGACCGGCTGCGCTGGCAGATACCGGGATCACTGCTGGGCGCCGTGTTGGGGGCCTACCTCTTGCTGCACCTGCCCGAAAGCGTTTTCAACCGGATTGTGCCGGCACTGCTGGTCGGTGCCCTGGCCCTGGTGGTGATCGGCCCGAAGATCCAGTCGCTGGCGCAGCAGCGCGCGGCGGCAGCGGGCCGCTCCCTCGACGAGCTCAGCGGGCACCGGCTGGCGGCCCTGGCGATCGGCACCTTCGTGGTCGGGGTGTATGGCGGTTACTTCGCTGCGGCTCAAGGCATTCTGCTGGTGGGCGTGATGGGGGTGCTGCTACCGGAGTCCATGCAGCGGATGAACGCTGCGAAGAACCTGCTGGTGCTGACCGTCAACGTGGTGGCCGCAGCCGCCTACATCGGTACGGCATTCGACCGGATCAGTTGGCCCGCAGCCGGATTGATCGCCGTGGGCTCACTGATCGGGGGCTTTCTGGGCGGTCACTACGGGCGCCGGCTGTCGCCGAACGCCCTGCGCGCGGTGATCCTGGTGGTCGGCCTGATCGGGCTCTACCGCCTGTTGACGGTGTAA
- a CDS encoding class I SAM-dependent methyltransferase → MSLKRRLPFLRWSFLRMATGARNIVTTGQIGDGREAAAVDFVLANARPGDLDDVIARIDEFAYEKSLLINIGDEKGLLLDSAVVRANPGLALELGTYCGYSALRIARAAPAARIYSIELAEANAANARRIWAHAGVADRVTCVVGTLGDGGRTLDTLTAKHGFAAGGLDFLFIDHDKDAYLPDLQAILDRGWLHPGAVVVADNVKIPGAPRYREYMQAQQGSHWDTVEHRTHVEYQSLLHDLVLESTYLGG, encoded by the coding sequence ATGAGCCTGAAACGACGTCTCCCCTTCCTGCGGTGGTCGTTCCTGCGGATGGCGACCGGCGCACGCAACATCGTCACCACCGGCCAGATCGGCGACGGCCGCGAGGCCGCGGCGGTCGATTTCGTACTGGCCAACGCCCGGCCCGGTGACCTCGATGACGTGATCGCCCGCATCGACGAATTCGCCTACGAGAAGTCTTTGCTGATCAACATCGGTGACGAGAAGGGCCTGCTGCTCGACTCCGCCGTGGTGCGGGCCAATCCGGGGCTGGCCCTGGAACTGGGCACCTACTGCGGCTACAGCGCCCTGCGAATCGCGCGGGCCGCGCCGGCGGCACGGATCTACTCGATCGAGCTGGCCGAAGCCAATGCCGCCAACGCGCGACGGATCTGGGCGCACGCCGGGGTGGCCGACCGGGTGACCTGCGTGGTGGGCACCCTCGGTGACGGCGGACGCACGCTGGACACCCTGACCGCCAAACACGGCTTCGCCGCCGGCGGGCTGGACTTCCTGTTCATCGACCACGACAAGGACGCCTACCTGCCTGACCTGCAGGCCATCCTGGACCGGGGCTGGTTGCATCCGGGCGCTGTGGTGGTGGCCGACAACGTCAAGATTCCCGGGGCGCCGCGGTACCGCGAGTACATGCAGGCCCAGCAGGGTTCGCACTGGGACACCGTCGAACACCGCACCCATGTGGAGTATCAGAGCCTGCTGCACGATCTGGTGCTGGAGTCGACCTACCTGGGCGGTTAG
- a CDS encoding CTP synthase: MRKHPQTEPKHLFVTGGVASSLGKGLTASSLGQLLIARGIQVTMQKLDPYLNVDPGTMNPFQHGEVFVTEDGAETDLDVGHYERFLDRDLSGSANVTTGQVYSTVIAKERRGEYLGDTVQVIPHITDEIKRRILAMSEPDASGNRPDVVITEIGGTVGDIESQPFLEAARQIRHDVGRDNVFFLHVSLVPYLAPSGELKTKPTQHSVAALRSIGITPDALILRCDRDVPEALKNKIALMCDVDIDGVISTPDAPSIYDIPKVLHREELDAYVVRRLNLPFKDVDWTEWDELLRRVHEPHETVRIALVGKYIDLSDAYLSVTEALRAGGFTHFAKVEIHWVASDACETPAGAAAALGEMHGVLIPGGFGIRGIEGKIGAIAYARTHALPVLGLCLGLQCIVIDAARVAGITDASSAEFDPETPDPVIATMADQQDAVAGTADLGGTMRLGAYPAVLEADSIVAEAYQATEVSERHRHRFEVNNAYRDRIAESGLRFSGTSPDGKLVEFVEYPRDVHPFLVGTQAHPELKSRPTRAHPLFAAFIGAAMDYKAAERLPVEIPEHAHEPHGADHDAPDPDQETLSEHVTRG, encoded by the coding sequence CTGCGAAAGCATCCGCAAACCGAGCCGAAGCATCTCTTCGTCACGGGTGGAGTTGCGTCCTCGCTGGGTAAGGGTTTGACCGCAAGTAGCTTGGGCCAGTTGTTGATCGCCCGGGGTATTCAGGTCACCATGCAGAAGCTGGACCCTTATCTCAACGTCGATCCTGGGACGATGAACCCGTTCCAGCACGGCGAGGTGTTCGTCACCGAGGACGGTGCCGAGACCGACCTCGACGTCGGCCACTATGAGCGATTCCTGGACCGCGACCTGTCCGGTTCGGCGAATGTGACCACGGGCCAGGTGTATTCGACGGTCATCGCCAAGGAACGCCGCGGTGAATACCTCGGCGACACCGTGCAGGTGATTCCGCACATCACCGACGAGATCAAGCGGCGCATCCTGGCGATGTCTGAACCCGACGCCAGCGGCAATCGCCCCGACGTGGTGATCACCGAGATCGGCGGCACCGTCGGCGACATCGAGTCGCAGCCCTTCCTGGAGGCCGCCCGCCAGATCCGCCACGACGTGGGCCGCGACAACGTCTTCTTCCTGCACGTGTCGCTGGTGCCCTACCTGGCGCCGTCCGGTGAGCTCAAGACCAAGCCCACCCAGCACTCGGTGGCCGCATTGCGCAGCATCGGCATCACCCCCGACGCGTTGATCCTGCGGTGTGATCGTGACGTCCCGGAGGCGCTGAAGAACAAGATCGCGCTGATGTGTGACGTCGACATCGACGGCGTCATCTCCACCCCCGACGCGCCGTCGATCTATGACATTCCCAAGGTGCTGCACCGCGAGGAACTCGACGCCTACGTGGTGCGTCGCCTGAACCTGCCCTTCAAAGACGTCGACTGGACCGAATGGGACGAGCTGTTGCGGCGCGTCCACGAACCCCACGAGACCGTACGAATCGCTTTGGTGGGCAAGTACATCGACTTGTCGGACGCGTACCTGTCGGTGACCGAGGCGCTGCGGGCCGGTGGCTTCACCCACTTCGCGAAGGTGGAGATCCACTGGGTGGCCTCCGACGCGTGCGAGACACCGGCCGGCGCTGCCGCCGCGCTGGGGGAGATGCACGGTGTGCTGATCCCCGGCGGGTTCGGCATTCGGGGCATCGAAGGCAAGATCGGTGCCATCGCCTACGCCCGCACCCACGCGCTGCCGGTGCTGGGACTATGCCTGGGTCTGCAGTGCATCGTGATCGACGCCGCCCGCGTTGCCGGGATCACCGATGCCAGCTCGGCGGAGTTCGACCCGGAGACCCCCGACCCGGTGATCGCGACCATGGCCGACCAGCAGGATGCCGTCGCCGGGACCGCCGACCTGGGCGGCACCATGCGCCTGGGCGCCTACCCGGCGGTGCTGGAAGCGGATTCGATTGTGGCCGAGGCGTATCAGGCCACCGAGGTCTCCGAGCGTCACCGGCATCGTTTCGAGGTCAACAACGCCTACCGCGACCGGATCGCCGAGAGTGGGCTGCGATTCTCCGGAACGTCCCCGGACGGCAAGCTGGTGGAGTTCGTCGAGTACCCCCGCGATGTGCACCCGTTCCTGGTGGGCACCCAAGCCCACCCGGAGCTCAAGAGCCGGCCCACCCGGGCGCATCCGCTGTTCGCCGCGTTCATCGGTGCGGCCATGGACTACAAGGCGGCCGAGCGGTTGCCGGTGGAGATCCCTGAGCACGCCCACGAGCCCCATGGCGCCGACCACGACGCGCCCGACCCCGACCAAGAGACGCTGTCGGAACACGTCACCCGTGGCTGA
- the der gene encoding ribosome biogenesis GTPase Der, with amino-acid sequence MSDGPMSDGPMSDGTWVDESDWEIGEEGGFDDLVEDSGPPPVVAVVGRPNVGKSTLVNRILGRREAVVQDLPGVTRDRVSYDALWTGRRFVVQDTGGWEPDAKGLQQLVAEQAAVAMRTADAVILVVDAVVGATAGDEAAARILRRSGKPVFLAANKVDSERAESDAAALWSLGIGEPFTVSALHGRGVADLLDEVIAKLPEVAETAGGGGGPRRVALVGKPNVGKSSLLNRLAGDERSVVHDVAGTTVDPVDSLIEMDGKIWRFVDTAGLRRKVGQASGHEFYASVRTHGAIDAAEVVIVLVDSSQPLTEQDQRVISMVVEAGRAVVLAYNKWDLVDEDRRYLLDKEIDRDMARLAWAPRVNISAKTGRAVQKLVPALETSLASWDKRISTGQLNNWLKEVVAATPPPARGGRAPRILFATQATARPPTFVLFTSGFLEAGYRRFLERRLREQFGFEGSPIRINVRMREKRGAPKRSR; translated from the coding sequence ATGAGTGACGGACCGATGAGTGACGGACCCATGAGTGACGGAACCTGGGTCGACGAAAGCGACTGGGAGATCGGCGAAGAGGGCGGTTTCGACGACCTCGTCGAAGACTCCGGCCCGCCCCCGGTGGTGGCCGTGGTGGGCCGGCCCAACGTCGGCAAGTCGACGCTGGTCAACCGGATCCTGGGCCGCCGCGAAGCCGTGGTGCAGGACCTGCCCGGGGTGACCCGCGACCGGGTCTCCTACGACGCGTTGTGGACTGGTCGCCGCTTTGTGGTGCAGGACACCGGCGGCTGGGAGCCCGACGCCAAGGGTCTGCAGCAGCTGGTGGCTGAGCAGGCCGCGGTGGCGATGCGTACCGCCGACGCGGTGATCTTGGTGGTGGATGCGGTGGTGGGTGCCACCGCCGGCGATGAGGCTGCCGCGCGGATTCTGCGCCGGTCCGGCAAGCCGGTGTTCTTGGCGGCCAACAAGGTTGACAGTGAGCGCGCCGAATCCGACGCGGCCGCACTGTGGTCGCTGGGGATTGGTGAGCCGTTCACGGTCAGCGCTTTGCACGGGCGCGGGGTCGCCGATCTGCTCGACGAGGTGATCGCCAAGCTGCCTGAGGTGGCCGAGACCGCAGGCGGCGGGGGAGGGCCGCGCCGCGTAGCGCTGGTGGGCAAGCCCAACGTGGGCAAGAGCTCGCTGCTCAACCGGTTGGCCGGAGACGAGCGTTCGGTGGTGCACGACGTGGCCGGCACCACCGTGGACCCGGTGGACTCGCTGATCGAGATGGACGGCAAGATCTGGCGTTTCGTCGACACCGCCGGGCTGCGCCGTAAGGTCGGCCAGGCCAGCGGACACGAGTTCTACGCCTCGGTGCGCACCCACGGGGCGATCGACGCCGCCGAAGTGGTGATCGTGTTGGTCGATTCGTCCCAGCCGCTGACCGAGCAGGATCAGCGGGTGATCTCGATGGTGGTCGAGGCGGGCCGGGCGGTGGTGCTGGCCTACAACAAGTGGGACTTGGTCGACGAGGACCGGCGTTATCTGCTGGACAAGGAGATCGACCGGGATATGGCCCGACTGGCCTGGGCGCCTCGGGTGAACATCTCAGCGAAAACCGGTCGCGCCGTGCAGAAGTTGGTGCCGGCCTTGGAGACCTCGCTGGCCTCCTGGGACAAGCGGATCTCCACCGGTCAGCTCAACAACTGGCTCAAAGAGGTGGTCGCTGCGACACCGCCGCCGGCGCGTGGCGGTCGCGCACCGCGCATCCTGTTCGCCACCCAGGCGACCGCGCGTCCTCCGACGTTCGTGTTGTTCACCTCAGGCTTCCTAGAGGCCGGCTACCGCCGGTTCCTGGAGCGGCGGCTGCGTGAGCAGTTCGGGTTCGAGGGCAGCCCGATCCGGATCAATGTGCGGATGCGGGAAAAGCGCGGCGCGCCCAAGCGTTCTCGCTGA
- a CDS encoding segregation/condensation protein A — MNADAETPDAPADPSGFQVRLTNFEGPFDLLLQLIFAHRLDVTEVALHQVTDDFIAYTRDVGAQLELEETTAFLVIAATLLDLKAARLLPAGQVDDEEDLALLEVRDLLFARLLQYRAFKHVAQMFAELEAAALRSYPRAVALEDSFANLLPEVMLGVDAESFAQIAAAAFTPRPVPVVGLEHLHQVMVSVPEQAGVVLRLLEARGTGQWASFSELVADCSMPIQIVGRFLALLELYRARAVAFEQSEPLGVLQVSWTGERPTNEDLVKAESAE, encoded by the coding sequence GTGAACGCCGACGCCGAGACGCCCGACGCCCCCGCCGACCCCAGCGGCTTCCAGGTCCGGCTGACCAACTTCGAGGGTCCGTTCGACCTGCTGCTGCAACTGATCTTCGCGCACCGCCTCGACGTCACCGAAGTGGCGCTGCACCAGGTCACCGATGACTTCATCGCCTACACCCGCGACGTCGGCGCGCAGCTGGAGCTCGAAGAGACCACGGCATTTCTGGTTATTGCTGCGACACTGCTCGACCTCAAAGCGGCCCGGCTGCTGCCGGCCGGCCAGGTCGACGACGAAGAGGACCTGGCGCTGCTGGAGGTCCGCGACCTACTGTTCGCGCGGCTTTTGCAGTACCGGGCGTTCAAGCACGTCGCGCAGATGTTCGCCGAATTGGAGGCCGCCGCCCTGCGCAGCTACCCGCGCGCAGTGGCACTGGAAGACAGCTTCGCCAACCTGTTGCCCGAAGTGATGCTCGGTGTGGACGCCGAGTCGTTCGCCCAGATCGCTGCGGCGGCGTTCACGCCGCGTCCGGTGCCGGTGGTGGGCCTAGAACACCTGCACCAGGTGATGGTGTCGGTTCCCGAGCAGGCCGGTGTGGTGTTGCGGCTGCTGGAGGCTCGCGGTACCGGCCAGTGGGCGTCGTTCTCCGAATTGGTCGCCGACTGCTCGATGCCGATCCAGATCGTCGGCCGCTTCCTGGCGCTGCTCGAACTGTATCGGGCCAGGGCGGTAGCATTTGAGCAGTCAGAACCACTTGGTGTGCTCCAGGTGTCGTGGACGGGAGAGCGTCCCACCAATGAAGACCTGGTGAAAGCAGAATCGGCCGAGTAG
- the cmk gene encoding (d)CMP kinase: MSTRASVVAIDGPAGTGKSTVARGLAQALGSRYLDTGAMYRVVTLAVLRAGIALEDTEAIGALAERVEVAVDSQPEGDRAFLGDEDVSREIRGDAVTRAVSAVSAVAAVRTRLVAVQQQLAAGGGVVVEGRDIGTVVLPDADVKIFLTASAETRARRRNDQNIAAGLGDDYAGVLADVLRRDELDSTRAVSPLRPADDAVIVDTGDMTQAQVIDHLRDLVEQHCGAIR; encoded by the coding sequence ATGAGCACCCGTGCGTCCGTCGTCGCCATCGACGGGCCGGCCGGCACCGGAAAGTCCACAGTGGCAAGGGGATTGGCGCAGGCCCTGGGGTCACGCTATCTGGACACCGGTGCCATGTACCGGGTGGTCACCCTGGCGGTGCTGCGTGCCGGGATCGCTCTGGAGGACACCGAGGCGATCGGCGCACTCGCCGAGCGTGTCGAGGTCGCCGTCGACTCCCAGCCTGAGGGCGACCGCGCTTTTCTGGGCGACGAAGACGTGTCGCGGGAGATCCGCGGTGACGCGGTGACCCGCGCGGTGTCGGCGGTGTCGGCGGTTGCGGCCGTGCGCACCCGGCTGGTGGCCGTCCAGCAGCAGCTGGCCGCTGGTGGCGGCGTGGTGGTGGAAGGCCGCGACATCGGCACCGTGGTGCTGCCCGACGCCGACGTGAAGATCTTCCTGACCGCCTCGGCCGAGACCCGCGCCCGACGGCGCAATGACCAGAACATCGCGGCCGGACTGGGCGACGACTACGCCGGGGTGCTCGCTGATGTGCTTCGCCGCGACGAGTTGGATTCCACGAGGGCGGTGTCGCCGTTGCGGCCCGCCGACGACGCGGTGATCGTGGACACCGGAGACATGACCCAGGCACAGGTGATCGATCATCTGCGGGACCTGGTTGAGCAGCATTGCGGGGCGATCCGATGA
- a CDS encoding ParA family protein: protein MSDDDSPGVGLTGRPPRNIPEPQPRSTHGPAKVIAMCNQKGGVGKTTSTINLGAALAEYGRRVLLVDLDPQGALSAGLGVPHYDLAHTVHNLLVEPRVGIDDVVVHTGVENLDLVPSNIDLSAAEIQLVNEVGREHSLARALTPVLDRYDYLLIDCQPSLGLLTVNGLACADGVVIPTECEYFSLRGLALLTDTVDKVRDRLNPKLEISGILLTRYDPRTVNSREVMSRVVERFGDLVFDTVITRTVRFPETTVAGEPITTWAPKSGGAQAYRALAREVIDRFGA from the coding sequence ATGAGCGACGACGACAGCCCCGGCGTCGGCTTGACGGGACGTCCGCCGCGGAATATCCCCGAGCCGCAGCCCCGTTCGACGCACGGCCCGGCCAAGGTCATTGCGATGTGCAATCAGAAGGGTGGCGTCGGTAAGACGACCTCCACCATCAATCTCGGTGCTGCGCTGGCCGAATACGGCCGCCGCGTGCTGCTGGTCGACCTGGACCCCCAAGGCGCTCTGTCGGCCGGGCTCGGTGTGCCGCACTACGACCTGGCGCATACCGTCCACAATCTGCTGGTCGAGCCGCGCGTGGGTATCGATGACGTGGTGGTGCACACCGGGGTGGAGAACCTGGACCTGGTGCCGTCCAACATCGACCTGTCGGCGGCCGAGATTCAGCTGGTCAACGAGGTGGGGCGCGAGCATTCCCTGGCCCGGGCGCTGACTCCGGTGCTGGACCGCTATGACTACCTGCTGATCGACTGCCAGCCGTCGCTGGGCTTGCTCACCGTCAACGGGCTGGCCTGCGCCGACGGCGTGGTGATCCCGACCGAATGCGAGTATTTCTCGCTGCGCGGCCTGGCGCTGCTGACCGACACCGTCGACAAGGTCCGTGACCGGCTCAACCCGAAGCTGGAGATCAGCGGAATCCTGTTGACCCGGTATGACCCGCGCACGGTCAACTCCCGTGAGGTCATGTCGCGGGTGGTCGAGCGTTTCGGCGACCTGGTGTTCGACACGGTGATCACCCGTACCGTGCGGTTCCCCGAGACCACGGTGGCGGGCGAGCCCATCACCACCTGGGCGCCGAAATCGGGCGGCGCGCAGGCCTATCGCGCGTTGGCCCGCGAAGTCATCGACCGATTCGGCGCGTGA
- the scpB gene encoding SMC-Scp complex subunit ScpB, whose protein sequence is MTDPMPDSDLSEAPETSEAAESVADHEAAAPSVVPSGSDLGIDVALAPELEDAELGSVLEALLLVVDTPVPVEALATATDQPVYRITAKLRTMAEEFTERDSGIDLREAGGGWRLYTRSRFAPYVERLLLDGARSKLTRAALETLAVVAYRQPVTRARVSAVRGVNVDAVIRTLVARGLITEAGADPDTGAVTFSTTELFLERLGLSSLTDLPDIAPLLPDVDVIDEMSETLDSEPRFMKLGGAPAANQPLAFDVDHL, encoded by the coding sequence ATGACTGACCCTATGCCCGACTCCGACCTGTCGGAGGCTCCCGAGACCTCCGAGGCTGCCGAGTCGGTGGCCGACCACGAGGCTGCGGCGCCCTCGGTCGTTCCGTCGGGCTCGGATCTGGGGATCGACGTCGCCCTGGCCCCCGAACTCGAGGATGCCGAGCTCGGGTCGGTGCTCGAAGCCCTGCTGCTGGTGGTCGACACCCCGGTGCCGGTCGAGGCGCTGGCAACCGCGACCGATCAGCCGGTCTACCGGATCACCGCCAAGCTGCGGACCATGGCCGAGGAGTTCACCGAACGCGACAGCGGCATCGACCTGCGTGAGGCCGGCGGTGGCTGGCGGCTCTACACCCGCTCCCGGTTCGCGCCGTATGTGGAGCGGCTGTTGCTCGACGGTGCCCGCTCCAAGCTGACCCGCGCCGCGCTGGAGACCCTGGCGGTGGTCGCCTACCGTCAGCCCGTGACGCGGGCGCGCGTCAGCGCGGTGCGCGGTGTCAACGTCGACGCAGTGATCCGGACCCTGGTGGCGCGCGGCCTGATCACCGAGGCCGGCGCCGACCCCGATACCGGTGCGGTGACGTTCTCGACCACCGAGCTGTTCCTGGAGCGGCTCGGTCTGTCGTCCCTGACTGACCTGCCCGACATCGCGCCGCTGTTGCCCGATGTGGACGTGATTGATGAAATGAGCGAAACCCTGGACAGCGAACCGCGTTTCATGAAACTCGGCGGTGCCCCCGCGGCCAATCAGCCGCTGGCCTTCGATGTGGACCACCTCTGA